ATGAGAGATATGAACGTTGGTACCCCAGCTTAGCATTATGCAAATTGAGAACAAGGGATATAATATGCCAATTGAGAAAAGAAAAATCGATGAAGATAAAGAAAATCCATATATTTCAATAGCAAAAGCACTTGGATTGTTGATTGTTGTATTTTTCCTGCTCTTTGCAGCCTTTTTTATGTGGAGTGGATATAACCACATGCATTCAAAAGAAATCGATGCCAGACTACTTGATACTGTTCCCGATGAGTTCGTCATAGTTACGGAAGAAGAACTAAATGAGTATCCAGAACTAAACGAGGCAATCAACACCCAAAGTAGCGTAAAAATAGACCCGGATGAATGGCTCAAAACATCTGAGTTCCTTGACGAAAAAGGTTCCTACGTGATCAAATTCAAGGACGAATACTACGAAATTGGATTTTTAACGGCATAAAATGAGTCAGATAGCGGAGAAGCATTCGTATACGTTGCCATGACTATAGCATGAATTTCTAGGAAAAACCATCCTTAAGATGGTCTTTATTTTTCTAATTTTACGAGAACCTGACAGATGTTCTGTTATTTTAAGACAACATGAACTTCCGATACCGAAAAAGTAGAGAGATTTTGTTATGTCTTTCTACTCAACAAAACCCCAATTACAAGAATAAACAACATCACTGCCATGAAACCTGCTGGTAACATTATTTTACTTGCATCTTCATCGGTTGTTAGTTCCAATAATTCATCAGGAATCTCCACTTCTACATCATCAACAGCCATTGATGTATATGAAAAAAGAACCGGAACTTCCTTAACACCATGTTTTTGAGCTTCTTCATCAATGACACTGTAAATCTCAGCCATATAACTCTCATTCACTTCAGAGCCGATGAGAAGATCAACTGTTAAATATCCTTTATAATACAAACCATATCCAATTACAGGGCCATCCGGGTATAAATATGGCATAATATATTCACTCCTCCCCTTCACAATCGGTTCGAGTGAACTCAGCCACTCTCTTTTTTCATCCTCTACAAAGAACTCACGCTCTCTTCCGTAAAGAAAACTCTCTGTCTCAGGGAGTTGGTTTTCCATACTTTCAAGGGCATGTCGAGCCCTGTTTCTTACATACTCATCGTCATCACCCAGTAGCCTGGTTAATGGCTCTATAACATCCGGATTACTTGTACCTACAAGTGCTTCTGCTGCTCTTCCTTGAACCTTAGGGTCTTCATCATCCAATAATGGTATTAAATAATCTACAGCTGGTTCACCAATCATTCTCAGATGATAAGCTGCTTCAACCCTGAGGTCTGTATAAAGCAACTGAACCAACACAGGAACTGCAGGCTCTCCGATTGGCTCAAGAGCAGCAATAGAATGCCCTACCGAGTCACTATACTCTTTTCCCTCTATGAACTTAGAAAGAGGTTCAACTGCAGACTCACCAAAACTACCAAGAGCGATTTCAAGTGATTTCCCAAATTCCCTTTCTTCCTCTGTTTCTTCCCAATCCTGTTCTGAAAGAGAGAGAATCAATGGATCAATTGCTGTTTCATTACCTATTTTTCCAAGGACAAGAGCTGCATTCTCCCTGATATCGTAATTCTCATCATTCAGAGCCGAGATCAAAGGGTCAACTGCAGGATCCCCAATATCAACTAAAGTCTTAGCAGCATTTGATTTGATGGTAGTATTGGAACTACCAAGTTCCTGTATAAGTTGATCTATTGTCTCAGCAGATACAGTCTCATTACTTTGACTTTCAATGGCCTGTACTGATGAAATCATCAGTAACAATGCAAAAACAACAGTAACGAAGATTTTTGTTTTCATAGTAACATCTTCTACAATATTAATTATTAAAACTATAAATTTTTTATTTTTAGCTCCAATAAAATTATAGTTCTTCGATTAAACAAAGCTACATTGTATTCCTGTTCAAACAGCATTTAATATCAGTAACCATCTACTATAATTTAGAAAAGATTATGGTCCAGATAGATAAACTCCGCAAGGTTCTGAAAAATACTCCTCTTAATGCATTTGCCGGATGGACGATGGTTCTGCTCCTGACATTGCTTGGAATAGGTAACTTCATCTACGGCAGGTTCATGTGGACCATACTGATAGCCTTTGTCATAAGTATAATAATAACACCTGCCATCAGGACTCAGAAACTCTCGGTGATGCCATCGTGGTATTTTATCTTCCTGGCAATCCTGCCCATAGTAGGAAGTGCGACTGCCTGGTACTTCTTTTCCACCAGCATACCGTTTTACGTTTCAGTGGCAACCATTGCACTGCTTATGGCCGCTGAGATAAACTGGTTCACTTCGGTCAGGATGAACTACAAATTCGCCATACTGCTGGTCATTGCCACAACGCTTGCAATATCAGGACTATGGCATCTTGTTGAGTGGCTTCTGGATATTTATTTTGGAACCAGCTATCTCCTTGGTGATCTTTCACCTGATGCCATCAATGATATTGTGATGCATCAGTTCATCTATGCCACAATAGCCGGAGTCGCAGCAGGAGCTTTGTTCGGATGGTATTTCAGGTCATCTAATAATACAGACCTTGTAGAAGTTCCAACTCATTTTTCAGTGGAAACTGAGGATTATATCACACACAGACCGCCTGCTCCAATACGCAGACTTCTTGGAATTTCCGATAAAACACAGCTATTAACAGCCAGAATGCTACAGGGTGGACTTGTACTGCTGCTGCTGTTTGGAATCTTAAGAAAGGATCTGTCTACAACAGTGAATGCGACAACCGGACTAATGCTCACTTTTGTGCCTCATATAATCACACGCAAATATAACATCAAACAGGATACAGGACTTGTACTGTGGCTCACATTGGCAATCTTTCTGCACACAGTTGGAACCTTCGAATTCTATGACTACATCGACAACTGGGACCACGTAACCCACGCACTCTCAGCCAGTGTGGTTGCTGCTGCCGGATATACTCTGATAAGAGCTATCGACATCTACGTTGATGAGATCTACATACCACCTAAGGTACTCTTCATTTTCATCCTCATATTCGTACTTGCAATGGGAGTTGTATGGGAAATTATCGAATTCCTCAGCGACCAGCTAACATCAACACTCGGCTTTGAGGCAATACTTGCCCAGCATGGTATAGGGGACACGATGCTTGATCTAATGTTCGACCTTTTCGGAGCTGTACTTGCAGCAACCTGGGGAACTGCCTATCTTTCTAAAATATCCTACAAGCTGGCAGCCACATTCGATGAGATAGGAAGTTTGAAGAACAGGAAATAACAACGAGAAACAAAAAGAAAGTAAAAAAGGGTTAAATAAAAGAGTAAAAAGACAAGGTTAATTTGTGCTTAATCTGTTTTAACCCAGTCCAAGAGCTGCAAATCCGGCACTTATTCCATTGCGGATAAGTTCCTGAGGATCGATTCCTGTAACCTGGATCATTACATAAACACCAAGGAAAGTACCGATCATACTTCCAAGGTTGGCAAGAGCTGCCACAAGAACAACTCGGAAGAGATTGTTCTTCATCATGTCCTCAGTTGTTTCGATCTCAACGAGCTCTTTGAAATTATCAGTTGTCGGTGGGCGGTATTTTGCTTCGGTCAGACCTGCGAACCATCCTGCTGCCATCATCGGGTTAAGGGATGTGAGCCATGCAACGGAGAATGCGGTCAGAACTGAGTACGGATGGCCTCTTGCAAGCAACGCTCCGGCAGCGCTGAGAACACCATTTATGATGAACCACCATGCAAATGCAAGTGCAAGTGTTTCCAGTGGAACTCCGGAAAGGATAAGCAATGCAAATGTTCCAAGTGCAATTGCAACCACCAGGGCACCGAAAAGCTTCATGATGCTGAATTTCTTCTTTGGAGCTTCAACTCCATAGTTAATTCTGGGAATTGTCTTCGGGTTCTCAAGATAACGCTGGATACCTGCCCTGTGGCCTGCACCTATTACAGCTACGATCTTCTTGTTGCCACCCATTGCAGCTTTTACAAGATTGTTAGCCATGTATGCGTCTCTTTCATCGATAAGAACCTTAACAGCATTCGGAGATGTGTCCCTGAACTCTTCAACCAGCATGGAAACCATATCCTGATTGGTAATTGTGTCCATATCGATATCCTGAGTGCCGCCGATACCAAGTACAGCAGCAATAAGGCCGCCAAGCATCTTCAGTTTCTCGATAAAACCCATCTTGCTCCAGAAACGCTGGAGAGTTACCTGAACATCCCTGTCAATGAGAAGAACCTGTGCGCCACTGGCTTCAGCAGCCTCGATGGCACTTATCATCTCAGCACCTGGCTGGACACCCATTTCATCAGCGAATTTCTTCTGAATATGAGCCAGCAGCATGTGTACAAGATAGAAATAGACCTTGCCTTCCTTGAGAAGCTCCTTTACCGGAATGTCACTGTTCTTGACATTACCTTTGATGGCTTCGTACCTTGGACGACAGAGTTCAACTGCAACTATGTCCGGCTTCTCCCTTTCAATAGTTGCATTGACTTCCCTGACACTTTTTTCAGAGACGTGGGCTGTTCCAACAAGAATAATCTCGCTGGGCCTGTTAGCATTTTCAGGTTCACCTTCAGATGCAGGTCTTTCGGGTCTGTCATCCCTGATGACCTCTTTTATGATCTGGATCTCAGAAGGCCCTGAACTGGAAAACGATGAATTCCCCGGATATTCCTCAGAATACATCTCATCATTTGTTGACGTGTAACTGTAATCTGAAGAGCTTTCCTGGGAATCACTTAAATTATCATGTTTCAATGTAGATCCTCTTTAAGATTGTAGAACTACCTGGTCACTCGGTCAATAACATCAACGATCTCATAATATCCGTTCTTGAAAGGATACCTGTAACATTACCGTTGTCTACTACCAGAATACGCCCTATATTATTGATCGCCATTACCTTGAATGCTTCTGCCGCACTGGCGCTTGATGGCAGTGTTACAACATCCTTTGTCATAACATCAGATACAAGGGCCGCATAACGCTCATGTGGCATTACATTTCGTATGTCTGTAAACGTTACAATCCCTTTTAAAGAATTGCCTTTTATTACAGGATATCCAAGATGTTTGTTCTCAAACATAAAATGTGAGAGTTCCTCAACTGTCATCTCCGGTTCAACTGAAATAACATCCTTTGACATGACATCAGATACTTTGTAATTTTCAAGACTGACAGTGACAGTGGTTGATTT
The sequence above is a segment of the uncultured Methanolobus sp. genome. Coding sequences within it:
- a CDS encoding HEAT repeat domain-containing protein; this translates as MKTKIFVTVVFALLLMISSVQAIESQSNETVSAETIDQLIQELGSSNTTIKSNAAKTLVDIGDPAVDPLISALNDENYDIRENAALVLGKIGNETAIDPLILSLSEQDWEETEEEREFGKSLEIALGSFGESAVEPLSKFIEGKEYSDSVGHSIAALEPIGEPAVPVLVQLLYTDLRVEAAYHLRMIGEPAVDYLIPLLDDEDPKVQGRAAEALVGTSNPDVIEPLTRLLGDDDEYVRNRARHALESMENQLPETESFLYGREREFFVEDEKREWLSSLEPIVKGRSEYIMPYLYPDGPVIGYGLYYKGYLTVDLLIGSEVNESYMAEIYSVIDEEAQKHGVKEVPVLFSYTSMAVDDVEVEIPDELLELTTDEDASKIMLPAGFMAVMLFILVIGVLLSRKT
- a CDS encoding TraB/GumN family protein; protein product: MYSEEYPGNSSFSSSGPSEIQIIKEVIRDDRPERPASEGEPENANRPSEIILVGTAHVSEKSVREVNATIEREKPDIVAVELCRPRYEAIKGNVKNSDIPVKELLKEGKVYFYLVHMLLAHIQKKFADEMGVQPGAEMISAIEAAEASGAQVLLIDRDVQVTLQRFWSKMGFIEKLKMLGGLIAAVLGIGGTQDIDMDTITNQDMVSMLVEEFRDTSPNAVKVLIDERDAYMANNLVKAAMGGNKKIVAVIGAGHRAGIQRYLENPKTIPRINYGVEAPKKKFSIMKLFGALVVAIALGTFALLILSGVPLETLALAFAWWFIINGVLSAAGALLARGHPYSVLTAFSVAWLTSLNPMMAAGWFAGLTEAKYRPPTTDNFKELVEIETTEDMMKNNLFRVVLVAALANLGSMIGTFLGVYVMIQVTGIDPQELIRNGISAGFAALGLG